The genomic window TGACCAAATATCCGAGCTATTCCAGCGACACCCTCTGGCACCAGGACATCCGGTTCTGGGCGTTCGAACCGCCGCAGCTGGTGAACTGCTGGCTGGCGCTGGGCGAGGAGCGTACGGAAAACGGGGGCCTGCGGGTGATCCCGGGATCTCACCGTTGGGACCTGGAACCCGCCCGGCTCGATCAGGGGTACTTTCTCGATCCGCAGCATGCGGATAATGCGGCGGCCATCGATAAGTCGATTCAGCTGGATCTCGAGCCGGGTGACGCCCTCTTTTTTCACGCTGGTCTATTTCATGCGGCTACCCGCAACCGCACCAACTCGGTCAAGCTCTCGCTCGTTTATTCCTATCATGGCGCCGGAACCCGACCGGTTCCCGGCACGCGCTCGGCAGCGGTCGAAGAAATCCGTTTTGACTGCTGAAGGGCAGGACGCCGACCGGCTCAGGTTTGTCCTGGTCCGACCGTCGGTGCCGGGGAATATCGGCGCCACGGCCCGCGCGATAAAGACGATGGGGCATCACCAGCTGTGGCTCGTGTCTCCTGACACGGAGTTTCCTCACCGGGAAGCGACGCGGCGCGCCGTGGAGGCGGCCGACGTGTTGGAGCAGGCGACCGTTGTCGACACGCTGGCTGAGGCCCTGGCTGGGTGTCAGCTGAGCGTGGCGGTTTCCGCCCGGCGCCGGCATGCGGACTGGCCGATCTTGAGCCCGGACGAGCTAAGAGACCGGGTCAGCAGCGTTGAGGGCGAAGTGGCGCTGGTGTTTGGCCCGGAGTCCAGCGGTCTAAGCAATGAAGAGCTTTTCCAGTGCCGCCTGCAGACCATCATCGCGTCAAACCCGCGGTGCCCGAGCCTCAATCTGTCTCACGCCGTGCAAATCTATGCCTGGGAACTCGCCGGCCATTTCGCCGACCGGCCAACCGATCGCGTTGAGCGCCCCACTCAGGAACAGCTGCACCATCTCCTGGGCGAGGTCGACAAGCTCCTGGAAACCCTCGACTTTGCCCCGGCAGGCCTCGAAGACCCGCGCCTGGCCGCTGTCCTGCAGCGTGCCGACCTCAAGCTCGCCGACTGGTCGCTCCTGGAAGGTGTTCTGCGCCGCGCGCTCCAGCGTCTGTCCAGCTCCGCCGACGACGAGCGATAGACACTGAATTCCGCGCTTCGCCTCGGGCGGCCACGTCCGGACACCAACTTTGCTACTGTGACCCAGCCGGCGCCTGATGGGCCGTGCAAATCACTCCGTGCCTTCAGCAAAAGGACGCCCTATGCGCTTTCAGCACTCTGCGGCACTCGCCGCTTTCATCAACGTCGCGCGCCGTTTCCGGCCCGCGGTCTGTCGGGCTCTATGCCTCACCGCAGCGGCGCTGGCGGCCGGTCTGACGGCCAGTCCGGCCATCGCCCAGGTCAGCGGCGCGGGCACAGGTCTCGTGAGCAACCTCGGCGAACCGCTTTGGCCAGAAACGCGCTACAACCCCCAGGTGCCGACCTTCGAGAAAGTGCTGGGTTACCGGGCCGGCGAGCGCATCACCTCCACAGCCGCGGCCAGGCGTTACTTTGAAGCGCTGGCGGCCGCTCGCCCCAAGCAGCTGCAGTTCTTCAGCTACGGCGAATCCTGGCAGGGCCGACCGCTCTATTACCTGGCGATCGGCAGCGCTGAAAACATTCAGGGCCTGGAGCAGTTTGAAGTCGACATGCAGCAGCTGGCTGATCCGACGACGGATAGCGAGACGGCGGAGACGCTGCTCTCCCGACTTCCCGCGAGCGTCTGGCTCGCCTACAGCGTGCACGGTAACGAGATATCCCCGACCGACGCCGCGATGATGACGGCATACCATCTGCTGGCCGCCGAGGAAGATCCGGTTGTCGATCAGATTCTGGCGGAGACCATCGTCTGGCTGACGCCGGTCCAAAACCCCGACGGGCGGGAACGCTTTCTATTCAACTTCGATCAGACCCTGGGACTGACGCCGGATACCGATCGACAGTCGGCGCAGCATGACCAGCCCTGGCCCGGCGGTCGGGTCAATCATTACCTGTTCGACCTCAACCGGGACTGGCTGGCCCTGACCCAGCCAGAGACGCGCGGTCACGTCGCGGCGCTGCGGCGCTGGCTGCCGCTGGTGTTTGTCGACCTGCACGAGATGGGGCCCGACGCCACGTACTACTTTGCGCCGGAGGCGGTTCCCTACAATCCGCATCTGGCGAGCGACCAGCGGGCCAATCTGACCCTCTTCGGCCGCAATAACGCCCGTTGGTTCGATCGGTTTGGCATCGACTACTTCACCCGCGAGATTTTCGACGCCTTTTATCCGGGCTACGGCGCTTCCTGGCCGGCCTACTACGGCGCCGTGGCGATGACCTACGAACAGGCTTCCGTCGGTGGACTGGCCATCCGGCGTCGCAACGGCAGCACCCTCACGTACGGCGACAGCGTCCGCAATCACTTTGTCACCTCGGTGTCGACCGCCCAGGCGACCGCCATTCATCGCGAAAAGCTGCTCCAGGACTTTCGCCGCTATCAGCTCAGCGCGGTCGCTGAGGGTGAGCGCGGCGTTCGGGAGTACCTGATCAGCAGCGCCGGCGACGCGTCAGCCGCGGACAAGCTGGCCGGCGTGCTGACGCAGCAGGGTGTATCCGTACGACGGGCCATCGAACCGTTCAGCGCCTGCGGCGAGGACTACCCGGCCGGCAGCTACGCCGTCTCGCTGGCACAGCCGGCAAAACGGCTGATTCGGACGCTCCTCGATCCGCAGGTCGACATGGATGCCGAGTTCCTCGAGGAGCAGGAGCGCCGACGCAGCAAAGACTTGGGCGATCAGATCTATGACGTCACCAGCTGGTCCCTCCCGCTGATGTACAACGTGACAACCCGGCCCTGCCAGCGCCCGACCAAAGGCGCTTTCGAGCCGACCGGATCGGAATGGGTTCGGCCCGGGTCGCTCGAGAACGCCGGCGCCACCGTGGCGTATCTTGCGCCCTGGGGCACCCGCGCGGCAGTCCGGCTGCTCACCGCCGCGTTGCGCGATGGACTCCGAGTCCGCGGCAGCGATCAGCCTTTTACGCAGAACGGCACCCGCTACCCGGCGGGCACGCTCATCATGCCGGTTGCCGGCAACCCGGTAGACCTTGGCGCCCGACTGGCAACGATGGCGCGGCGCAGCGGCGCCACCGTGATCGGCGTATCCGACAGCTGGGTCGAGGAAGGCCCCAACTTCGGAAGCTTTAACGTGACCGATCTACCGGCACCGCGCGTCGCCCTGGCCTGGGACAATCCGACGCGGATCTACTCCGCCGGCGCTGCGCGGTTCGTGATCGAACGCCAGTTCGGCTATCCGGTGACGCCGATCCGCAGTGACCGTCTCGCGCGGGCCGATCTGTCGGGCTACGACGTGCTGATCCTTCCGGAGACTTACTCACCCTATGCCACGGCACTGACCGCTAGCCTCGATGAGTGGGTACGTGAGGGCGGCACGGTCATCGCCCTGGGCAATGCGCTGGACGCGGTGATCCAGGGCAAAGAGCCCCTGCTGTCGCTCAAGCGAGAATATGACCACCGCAGCCCACAGCCCGCCGGCGGCAATGGTGACGAAGAGAACGTGAGCCCGGTTTCCGGCACGATGCTGACCGACCTCAAACAGTATGAGGCCGCGATCGCCGCGCCGGAGCAGTCGCCGGAATACGTGCCGGGCGTGTTGCTCAACGCGGACGTGGAGGGTGAACACTGGCTGGCGGCCGGCGTTAAACCGACGCTGAACGTGTTGCTGCGGGGCAATCGGATCTACGCGCCGCTGCGGCGCGACCAGGGCATAACCGTGGCGCGCTTTGGTGATCCCGATTCACTGCTGGTCAGCGGCTATCTGTGGCAGGAAAACCGCGAGCAGCTGGCCTTCAAGCCTTTTGTCGTGACCCGCCGCGTCGGGCGTGGCCACGTGATCGGGTTCACCGCCGACCCGAACGTCCGGGGTTACCTGGACGGCCTCAACGTGCTGTTTATGAACGCCGTGCTGCGCAGCGCCGGCCACAGCGCCCGGCTCCGCTGAGACATTTGCGCGACCAGTTACGTCGTTAGGGAGACGCAGGCTAAGGAATCGGCGTCATGAGATCAGCAACCCCACGGACGGCGGTTGGACATCGCGTAAGCACAATCATCCTCAGCGCAGGCGCGCTGTTGAGCGGGACAGCACTCGCCGGCACTCCCGCAGCCCCCTGCAGCCCGGGCCTCGCTCCGCCCTCGCTGGAGGCCGGCGATCTGGGGCCGGCGCCGGGCGGCAACTTTGTTGAACTGTGCTTTTCGGTTGTCAACGATCGGCCCCACAGCCGCAATGAGATCGCTTTTTCAAGTCTGGCGCTCCCGGCTGCCTCCGGGCTGACCGACACGAGCCGACTGGCGTTGACCGCCGGCGGTCGACAGGTGGCAGCCCAGTTTTCCATCCTCTCACGCTGGGGTGGACCGCTGGCTGACAACACTCGGCCGATTCGCTGGCTGCAGGTATCGCTGCCGGTCGCGCTGGCCGCGGACGCCCAGGCTGACTACCAGCTGCGAATTTACGACCAGCCCCCGCAAACCGCTGACCCGCTGGCGGTTACCCTGACGGACGAAAACCCACTCTGGCTGGTCGATACCGGCGTCGCGCGCTTCCGCGTCGATCCGGAAGACCCGGCCCTGCTCCAGGAGCTCTGGACGGTGGCCGCTGGCAGCGCTGAACTGCTGGTGCGTGGCGGCGCGCAGGCGGGTCCACGGCTGGTATTCCTCGATGACCAGAACCAGTCGGTGGCGCTCGGGGCACAGCCGTTCAGCGCCGTGCCACTGCCGGGCGGAGTGTTTGCCGATGGGTTTGAGGACCCCGTGACGGGCATCGGCGGCGAAGCCAGCCTGGCCGCCGCCGTGGTTGACCCCGGCAGCTTTGAGATTCTCGAAGCGGGCCCGGTGAAGGTCACGGTGGCGGCCCGCGGTCACTTTGTCGACCCGGCCGGCAATAGCCTTTGCCAGCCCGACAACACAACCCCCTATGAAAGTCTGGGCTACAGCGTGGCGATGAGCTTTTTCCGCAACAGCCGAGACGTGGCGCTGGAGTTTGAGTTTCGCAACGAGTGCAGTGACGCCCAGTCGGGCCCCTGGACCGATCAGACACGCCGCGTCACCGAAGTGAGCTGGCAGTTTCCGCTGGTGGACCTCGCCGGCCAGACGGCGAGCTTTGGTGACGTCCTCGACGTGGGCAGCGGCCCGACCAGCTTGGCGCAGCTGCGCGGCGCTTTTGACGGCGGCGGCTGGCGGCGGCGAGCGCGGGCCAGCCGCAACGGTGCAATCGTCTCCGAGCCATCACGTTTTGCTCAGCCGCTGGTGGCGCGACTGTCCGCCGACTGGCTGCTTGGTCTGACCGCCGCATGGATGCGCTTTCGCGAACCCCAGTCACTGGAGGTTTCGGCCGAGGGGATCCGCGTTAACGTGGTTCATGGCGACCTGACGCTGGGCGAAGGAAAGGGAATCTGGAACCATGCGCTGCTGGCGGTTGACGCGCGCTCGAGCGAGCCGCTGGAAGACCAGCTTGCTGTGCTGCGCCAGCGACAGCTCGATTTCCTCGAGCGGGGCCTGCTGCCGCGCTTGCGGCTGGACCACCTTAACGCTGCCAGCGTTTTCCCGTCGCTGGGCACCGAGGCTCCCTCGGCGATCAAAACCGATTACCTGGCCTGGATGAATCTGCTCCATGACCAGACCGCCGGCCTCGGCGGCCAGCATGAGCGTAACGCCACCTTCGGTTCCCAGCTATGGCCCGACACGGGCTCCTCCGATCCGTTCAACGTCGACGCCGGCGCGCCCAATAACGTCAGCTCGGGCATGAACTACTGGGACCCGGCCGGCAACGAGCTGCTGGAGTTTCTGCGCAGCGGTGAGCCGCGCTGGGCCTGGGACTTCGCGCTCGCCGGCTACCGCACACAGCTGCACGCCGCCTACCTGAACACCGGAAACAACAGCCACGGCAATCGCGCCGGACTGGCGGTCACCTCGGGCGGACCGGGCTGCGAGCTATTTCAACCGCCGTGCGCGGCTGACGGCAGCGGCGGTGGCCAATGGCACCGGTCCGCCTTCGGCTCCGATGACTACACGTACGCCATGAGTGCCGAGCTCGGCTATACGCTGCGCCCCACCCTCGGCCTGCGAGAACGTTTTGCGCAGGCCGGACGGACGGTGGTCGGCCGCTACGATCCGGCCATTCCAGAGGGCAACCGGGAAGCTTTTGTCAACGCGATCAACATCACCCGCCAGGTCATTCAGCATCTGGAGATGCTCGCCAACTGCGCGGAGTTTGTGCCCGGCCCCGAGGGCGTGAGCTGTGACCAGCGGCTCCGGGAGATTGTGGGCGAGCTGGCGAGAGACAACCTCGCGGCCGGCATCCTTTGCCAGGGCGAGGTGAATTTCGCCAGCGGCATAAACGGGGATATTCCCGGCCCGCCAGCGCCCCTGCCCGATCGTTGCTTCACGCCGCAGCAGTTTATGCAGAATGCGCTGATGCTGCCGTTCTTTCACCGCTATTTCTTTAACTACGGAGATCCGCCGCAGGGTTCGGTCGGGCGTGCCCTGGGCGAGGCGCCGCGCGTGCTGTACGAGCAGGGGCTGGCGCAGGAACCGGGTGGCGCGCTCGACGTCGCGGGCGACTGGGCCGCCGCCCTGGACTGTCAGCTCAGCGGTGACGGTCGCTCGGTCGTGAGCTGCCAGGCCTCACCGGATTCCGATCTGATGACGGCGATGTCCGCACACACCAAACCTCATACCGCCGCCATGCTGCTGCTGGGCCACGAGGTTAATCCCGGCATCAACCTTTGTACGGTTGCGCGGGCCGCGCTCGACAGCCCCGGCTTTGGCGGCCTTCCGACCGACGCCAATGCCGGCTGGAACGGTGTGGGTCACTTCAACCAGGCGGGCTGGTGGAAAGGCAGTTCGCAGATGATGCAGTCGATGATTTTTGCCGTCGGGATCTACGACACCTGCCCCTGATCTCGTCAGCCGGGTGCTTTTTGTGGCGGGCTCCGGCCACACGAAGCCCGCCAAAACCTGCTTAGGACAGTATTCCCGAAAGCGAAGCTTTTCTGTCATGCTTATAATTACGCCTTCTGCAAGGAGACAACCGCCGGATTGCGGACGTGAAAGGAGTCGTCATTTTGCTCGTTTTGCTGCTCGGGGCCTGGATGGCCGGCGCCGAGTACGTCTGGCTGTGCAAGGTAAAGAACCACTGCGACGGCACGCCGCTGGCCGCGCAGCCCCCGCTCAACGCCGACCCCTTACCGGCTGAACCGGTGGACGCCAGGTCCAGCGCCGCGGCGGAGCCCGTCCCGGCACCGGAGGCCGCGATCAGTGATGATCGGGCGGGTATGACCGCATCGACCGCCGCCGTCCCCAACGGCGAGCAGGCACCGCCTCGCGTCGCGCCACGAGCGGCGCCGACGGTCATCAGCCTTGCCAGCGGGGCTTCGCTGACCACACGGCCACTCGGCTTTGAGCCGGACGTGTGGGACCTCAGCGGCACCGAGGGTGGCACTGCGTACGTCGGCGAGCTGGCCGAATTTCTGAACAGCTCACCAGCGATCGACGTAACGCTGAACGGTGAGTATTTTGTGTTCGAGTCAACGCCGGCCGCGGCAGACAATCTTGGCCAGGCGAGAGCCGCAGCGCTGAAGAGCGCCCTGGTGGAAGCCGGCATAGCCGCGTCACGCATTTCGATCGACTCAGCCCTGCTGCTGGACCGGAGTCGTAAACCGGGCTTTACCGTTGCGACCGAAGATTTCAGCGACCTGGTTGCGAGCCGCACCGTGTTCTTTGCTCCGGCGGCGATCACGGCCAGCACAGACCCAGAGCTACGCAGCTACGTTCGAGAGGTGAGCGGATTCCTGCAGCGCCATCGTGGCGCCAGTCTGCGGGTGATCGGGCATACGGATAATACCGGCGAGGCGGGGGTCAACGAAACGCTGGGGCTCAGCCGGGCTCGCCACGTGGCGGAGCTGTTGGGCGAA from Pseudomonadota bacterium includes these protein-coding regions:
- a CDS encoding OmpA family protein; the protein is MKGVVILLVLLLGAWMAGAEYVWLCKVKNHCDGTPLAAQPPLNADPLPAEPVDARSSAAAEPVPAPEAAISDDRAGMTASTAAVPNGEQAPPRVAPRAAPTVISLASGASLTTRPLGFEPDVWDLSGTEGGTAYVGELAEFLNSSPAIDVTLNGEYFVFESTPAAADNLGQARAAALKSALVEAGIAASRISIDSALLLDRSRKPGFTVATEDFSDLVASRTVFFAPAAITASTDPELRSYVREVSGFLQRHRGASLRVIGHTDNTGEAGVNETLGLSRARHVAELLGELGLPSTRVRIGSRGQNEPVADNNTEAGRAANRRVEVQLDLGRR
- a CDS encoding phytanoyl-CoA dioxygenase family protein, translated to MSEFSTSDRERFDREGFLRVRGLADPAGLESILEQVRAELASQPMELEIDVGYPGAPRSEEDRGASTPRRLLAAYARSGAIQAWAAVPAPVVSQLLGSPTVWLSQAHHNCVMTKYPSYSSDTLWHQDIRFWAFEPPQLVNCWLALGEERTENGGLRVIPGSHRWDLEPARLDQGYFLDPQHADNAAAIDKSIQLDLEPGDALFFHAGLFHAATRNRTNSVKLSLVYSYHGAGTRPVPGTRSAAVEEIRFDC
- a CDS encoding RNA methyltransferase, yielding MTAEGQDADRLRFVLVRPSVPGNIGATARAIKTMGHHQLWLVSPDTEFPHREATRRAVEAADVLEQATVVDTLAEALAGCQLSVAVSARRRHADWPILSPDELRDRVSSVEGEVALVFGPESSGLSNEELFQCRLQTIIASNPRCPSLNLSHAVQIYAWELAGHFADRPTDRVERPTQEQLHHLLGEVDKLLETLDFAPAGLEDPRLAAVLQRADLKLADWSLLEGVLRRALQRLSSSADDER
- a CDS encoding M14 family metallopeptidase — translated: MRFQHSAALAAFINVARRFRPAVCRALCLTAAALAAGLTASPAIAQVSGAGTGLVSNLGEPLWPETRYNPQVPTFEKVLGYRAGERITSTAAARRYFEALAAARPKQLQFFSYGESWQGRPLYYLAIGSAENIQGLEQFEVDMQQLADPTTDSETAETLLSRLPASVWLAYSVHGNEISPTDAAMMTAYHLLAAEEDPVVDQILAETIVWLTPVQNPDGRERFLFNFDQTLGLTPDTDRQSAQHDQPWPGGRVNHYLFDLNRDWLALTQPETRGHVAALRRWLPLVFVDLHEMGPDATYYFAPEAVPYNPHLASDQRANLTLFGRNNARWFDRFGIDYFTREIFDAFYPGYGASWPAYYGAVAMTYEQASVGGLAIRRRNGSTLTYGDSVRNHFVTSVSTAQATAIHREKLLQDFRRYQLSAVAEGERGVREYLISSAGDASAADKLAGVLTQQGVSVRRAIEPFSACGEDYPAGSYAVSLAQPAKRLIRTLLDPQVDMDAEFLEEQERRRSKDLGDQIYDVTSWSLPLMYNVTTRPCQRPTKGAFEPTGSEWVRPGSLENAGATVAYLAPWGTRAAVRLLTAALRDGLRVRGSDQPFTQNGTRYPAGTLIMPVAGNPVDLGARLATMARRSGATVIGVSDSWVEEGPNFGSFNVTDLPAPRVALAWDNPTRIYSAGAARFVIERQFGYPVTPIRSDRLARADLSGYDVLILPETYSPYATALTASLDEWVREGGTVIALGNALDAVIQGKEPLLSLKREYDHRSPQPAGGNGDEENVSPVSGTMLTDLKQYEAAIAAPEQSPEYVPGVLLNADVEGEHWLAAGVKPTLNVLLRGNRIYAPLRRDQGITVARFGDPDSLLVSGYLWQENREQLAFKPFVVTRRVGRGHVIGFTADPNVRGYLDGLNVLFMNAVLRSAGHSARLR